A stretch of Carya illinoinensis cultivar Pawnee chromosome 14, C.illinoinensisPawnee_v1, whole genome shotgun sequence DNA encodes these proteins:
- the LOC122293238 gene encoding uncharacterized protein LOC122293238 isoform X2, whose translation MPRGIVEDVLVQVDKFYYPVDFVVLDMNLSIPSTFQTPVILGRPFLATSNALINCRSEILKLSFGNMTLELNIFNTCRQPQDLEEVKEVNLLENILDEDFQLNLPSTNLQLSLDSALIDVNILDDTSKVSFAGTGHGVLCQQMFDELRPWVAPIKPSSDDKHHLIGAFETFESSNLSFYFYFGCIPCKASQG comes from the exons ATGCCTAGGggtatagttgaggatgttttggttcaagttgataaattttactatcctgtggattttgtggtgcttgatatgaacttgtcgATTCCATCTACTTTTCAAACTCCTGTGATTCTTGGTAGACCATTTCTTGCTACATctaatgcattaattaattgtagaagtgaaattttgaaattgagttttggaaacatgacattGGAGCTGAATATCTTTAATACTTGCAGGCAACCTCAGGATTTAGAAGAAGTCAAGGAAGTTAATTTGTTGGAAAATATCCTTGATGAGGACTTTCAATTGAATCTTCCTTCCACTAATTTACAATTGTCATTAGATAGTGCTCTAATAGATGTAAATATACTTGATGATACTTCTAAGGTTTCTTTTGCAGGAACTGGGCATGGGGTGCTTTGCCAACAAATGTTTGATGAGTTGCGACCTTGGGTAGCACCCATAAAGCCATCTTCAGATGACAAACACCATCTCATTGGAGCATTCGAGACATTCGAAAGTTCTAATCTaag tttttatttttactttggcTGCATTCCTTGCAAAGCTTCCCAG gggtag
- the LOC122293238 gene encoding uncharacterized protein LOC122293238 isoform X1, whose translation MEDSPKFQLERCDQHVAPATLALGPSQLAIQAPPMQKKGLEDMVQQLSVTLQQFMQGQAALNNQNSLAINDIRSSLTRLTTSLSTQEKGKFPTQSQPNPQGQPHRLQAISEDPNLKSAKAVTTLRSGKVVDIPAHEPYNSGKVSNPSNKDGEHVSDEHEKIDCPILAPFPQRLVPLHKDKHLVEILEVFRQVRINIPLLDAIQQIPAYAKFLKELCTVKRKLNVHKKAFLTEQVNAIIQSNTPPKYKDPGAPTIPCVIGN comes from the coding sequence ATGGAGGATTCACCcaaatttcagttggagaggtgTGACCAGCATGTAGCTCCAGCAACCTTGGCTCTGGGGCCCTCTCAACTCGCAATTCAAGCACCTCCAATGCAAAAGAAGGGACTTGAAGATATGGTTCAGCAGCTGAGTGTGACACTTCAACAATTCATGCAAGGTCAAGCAGCACTCAACAACCAgaattcattggcaattaatGACATAAGGAGTTCCCTCACAAGGCTGACTACATCTTTAAGTACCCAAGAGAAGGGTAAATTTCCTACACAGTCACAACCAAATCCGCAAGGGCAGCCTCATCGATTGCAAGCAATAAGTGAGGATCCTAACTTAAAGTCGGCCAAAGCGGTGACTACTTTAAGAAGCGGTAAGGTGGTAGATATTCCAGCACATGAGCCATACAATTCTGGTAAGGTTTCTAACCCTTCTAATAAAGATGGAGAGCATGTGTCTGATGAGcatgagaaaattgattgtcCTATACTTGCTCCTTTTCCTCAACGATTAGTTCCGTTGCATAAAGATAAGCATCTTGTTGAAATTCTTGAGGTTTTtaggcaagttaggattaacatccctttgttagatgctattcagcaAATTCCTgcctatgcaaaatttttaaaggaattatgcactgtgaaaagaaaattaaatgtgcataagaaagcttttcttactgagcaggttaaTGCTATCATTCAAAGTAATACACCACCTAAATACAAGGACCCTGGAGCACCTACAATTCCTTGTGTgataggaaattaa